In a single window of the Nicotiana tomentosiformis chromosome 8, ASM39032v3, whole genome shotgun sequence genome:
- the LOC138897289 gene encoding uncharacterized protein: MPAEIVCDNGKQFIGSKVTKFLEDHKIKRILSMPYHPSGNGQAESTNKTIIQNLKKRLNDAKGKWREMLPEVLWAYRTMSKSSTGSTPLSLVYGAEALIPIKVGEPSVRFRYATEESNHEAMNTSLELLDEKWESALVRMAAQKQRIERCLIEDIKGSFKRSP, encoded by the exons atgcctgccgagatcgtatgcgacaatggaaagcaattcatcggcagcaaagtaacaaagtttcttgaagaccacaaaatcaaaaggatcttgtCAATGCCATATCACCCCAGCGGGAATGGACAAGCAGAGTCAacgaacaaaaccatcattcaaaatctaaagaaaaggttgaacgacgcaaagggaaaatggagagaaatgttGCCTGaggtcctttgggcgtatcgaacaatgtcaaaatccagtacggggtcAACACCGCTCTCTTTAGTATATGGTGCCGAAGCTCTAATCCCGATCAAAGTTGGGGAACCtagcgtcaggtttcgatatgcgacGGAAGAGtcgaatcacgaggctatgaatacaagtcttGAATTGCTAGACGAAAAATGGGAAAGCGCCCTTgttcgaatggccgcacagaagcaacggatcgaaag gtgtttaatcgaagacatcaaAGGATCCTTCAAACgcagtccttag
- the LOC138897290 gene encoding uncharacterized protein: protein MIVGGIDIPQGPVFKRTKVLITREKRTRDYTPEGTLSFNDEEAEGISQPYNDALVISILVNKIQVKYVLIDPGSSTNIIRSRIVEQLGLQDQIMSAARVLNGFNMASEITKGEIILLVNIAGTIQETKFHMIEGDMRYNTLFGRPWIHNMRAVPSTLHQMLKFPTPDGVKMVYGNNTLQRDVHGRRSDTGIGTFVNKKIEIQRKTGS from the coding sequence atgatcgttggtgggatTGACATTCCACAAGGGCCTGttttcaaacgcactaaggtattgatcaccagggaaaaacgaactcgagactatacaccagaaggcactttatcattcaacgatgaggaagcagaaggaaTCTCACAACCCtacaatgatgcattggtaatctctatccttgtgaataaaattcaggttaaatatgttttaattgatccaggaagctcgaccaatattattcgatcaaGGATTGTGGAGCAGCTCGGCTTACAAGACCAGATCATGTCCGCAGctcgagttctcaatggtttcaacaTGGCAAGTGAAATAACTAAAGGAGAAATCATTTTACTAGTAAATATAGCTGGGACTAttcaagaaaccaagttccacatgatcgaaggcgacatgagatacaacaccctgttcggaagaccctggattcacaatatgagggcagttcCTTCAACACTTCACCAAATGCTaaagttcccaacaccggatggagtaaaaatggtATACGGGAACAACACGCTGCAAAGAGATGTTCACGGTCGACGAAGTGATACCGGTATCGGCACTTTCGTCAACAAAAAAATTGAAATCCAAAGGAAaacaggaagctaa